The genomic segment AAATTAAAGGCTCTGTTTTGCTCAATTCTGAGAAAAATTAGAAAACCTAGTGTTCGAATTTTGATCATTTTCATTGCCAATTTTTGACGAAACGATGTGTTGATCAGGGAGGGTCTTAGCACGAGACCAGGTGCTAGTTCCGATGAAATCCAATTGCGGATCGATCCGATGCATGGTGATTTGGATGATGAGATCACGGGTCTTCGCAGCCAAGTCAAGAGATTGAGAAAAGTAAGTTCTTTATGGTGAGAAATGTAAGTTCTTCATGGTTTGTTGAATTTAGATGGGCAATGGTTTTTGAATTAGAATCCACcttatctttgtttcttttgctattatttatttagtttagtttctaatgttagtcctgatatatatttaaaatttgtcTTTGAAATCAACGACTATGGGTCTTAAAAGATACTGTGTAAAGGAAACCCCAagaaattatttttcaagaattaATTTTGGTTTCAAGAGATTGAGCCTTGTATTTTACTCATGAAATAAATTCCAAATTGTACGGAAGTACATCCGTATTCATTTTTCCCGCTTTCCTGTTCTGAGTAAACTCATCATATTTTTGTTTCACCCATAGAAACATCGACATTGGTTAGGGTCCTTGGGATCATGAAATTCTTTGTGGAAAGATGGTAAATACTGTATCGTGGAGTAAGTTGACTTGGAGCTATAATGTTGTCAAAGTATTGATTACTCGTAAAGAAGTGAGGATGATTAGTATGTGTAACAAACTATTTCTCTGTTTTTGTCGACTATATCATGCTTTCCTCTAGAGCTCCTAGACATCTAAAAGTTTCTGTTGTAGGACAGCACAAGCCTAGATAGATGCCAAGTAGGCTTGAATCATGAAACTATCAGAAAAGGGTAACATAGAAAGCTTTGCAGACGTATCTCACTACTTTTCATAGCGAACTAGTTTTGGTCCATTGGCACTATTGTGATTGTTTGCAAATATTTGATGGCAAATTTTTAGTGTGTTCTCATATTGCTCAATTTATCCTGGTGCAGGTAGCGCAAGAGATAGGGACAGAAGCGAAATTCCAAAATGATTTTCTAAATCAGCTGGTAACGTTTAATTTGTTGTCATTGCTTGAAGAATATCTTTTTTCTCTTCTCCCATCTTGCATGGTCATTATTTTGTGAAGAGGGGTTTATAGTTACTGACATGATCATTATTTATAGCATGTTGAAATTATGAATGGATAACTGGCATGTTTTTAACATATTGTTGGATGTATCGGACCTATAACTGATTCTTTTAAATTGCACTTTCTGTTTTATTGCCGTTCTCACAGTGACTTTGTGACTGACTTCATAATTTAATATACTGGTTAGTTTTCTTCCTCTAGAGCATTCATAGAAAGGTGAGGAACTTGAGAGAAGGGTCTCAGAATGAATGTGCTTCCTACATATGGACGTTCcccttccttttatttttttcctgTTTTCCATTGGTATATTTATAGCTGTCACTTCTCGAGCTTATTTAGGTCAGGTATTACATTATGACCAAACTAGTAACACTAGTAAGATATGCCGTGCGTCTGCCTGTTTCATACTTTGCTTGATACTTGACAAAATAGATGTAAACCTTGCTGAGAAACTCATTTTACATATTTTTGTTTACAGCAAATGACGCTGATCAAAGCTCAAGCTGGGGTGAAGAACAACGTAAGAAGATTGAACAAGAGCATCATTCAGAATGGATCAAACAATGTTGTCCACGTGGTTCTTTTTGCACTACTTTGTTTCTTTTTAGTCTATCTTTGGTCCAAAATGTCCAGAAAATGAAAATCCTCAAGGCCTCGTATCACCTCACACCATATGGATGTTTCTTTTAATGCCAAAATATATTTGTTGAATTGGAAAAGCATATACTAGTTTATTGTAAATCCTTCTCCATGATCTTACTAGCTTAAGAGTTGAACATCTTGGTTTGAGTTAATCCGATGCCAGGGTTAGATCAATTCTGTTTTACTCAATTCTATCACAATGTCTTCCCCCATTATCTTCTCAGTCCAGAATTGAATATCACATTTAAGTTTTTTATGATGCTGTAATTAAAGCAAACTGCTAACCAACGTCACCTTAATATTTCTTCCAGAAATCTTTATTGAATGATGACACATAAACATCTAGCTTTCGAGAGGCTAGTCTCTCCTATTACAACCAGTTCAAGAGGGATGTTCTCTCCACAGTAAACTCAAATCTCTCTCTATTTTTCCTCCCCTTTACAAAAGTAAAagttgattattcaacggctttttaaagctttaGTTTTCTATAACCATGGAGAAATcactaaaaccctggatataaccaggtgcTTGATTTCTAATAGGTACAATGTTATTAAGTTTATTAacaatcctggatataaccaagtccgatgcctgattcttaacaggtatgacacaaataa from the Humulus lupulus chromosome X, drHumLupu1.1, whole genome shotgun sequence genome contains:
- the LOC133803916 gene encoding bet1-like protein At4g14600, giving the protein MATYGGGAAYRSREGLSTRPGASSDEIQLRIDPMHGDLDDEITGLRSQVKRLRKVAQEIGTEAKFQNDFLNQLQMTLIKAQAGVKNNVRRLNKSIIQNGSNNVVHVVLFALLCFFLVYLWSKMSRK